One window of the Colletotrichum destructivum chromosome 6, complete sequence genome contains the following:
- a CDS encoding Putative calcineurin-like phosphoesterase domain, ApaH type, metallo-dependent phosphatase, translated as MRSLPAIVGLLPLHLAFLQQFLHGVIATPVASGQQRVIGPDTATEDVVVGQEGSRRLNGKFLHITDFHPDQFYKTHSSTEEGIACHRGDGPAGYYGAETSDCDTPSSLVNATFDWIAANIADDIDFVIWTGDSARHDSDENIPRNPAQVLGTNRWIADKFAEAFGDPKDPTRMAVPVIPTFGNNDILPHNILLPGPNKWLGYYAEIWKRFIPEEQRHSFEYGGWFYVEVIPKKLAVFSLNTLYFFDRNAGVDDCQQPFEPGFKQMEWLRVQLEFLRERGMKAILMGHVPPARTDSKKNWDETCWQKYNLWMQQYRDVVVGSLYGHMNIDHFIVHDTKEVNINILGGYAVDDDVGREAFEDELEIQSAQDYLTELREGWAKLPPVDVKALEEEDTFQSDAQGKKGRKGDKDKKKKKPGKDLGGKYAERYHLSLVGPSIVPNYFPTLRVVEYNISGLENAAVWTDSFTNEIPSLALPTDADPVHEELKREIDAAQKRKGKKGKKGKKPTTPKDPNLVIPQPPPAGTGPGPAYAPQPLTFLGYTQYFANLTYLNNDMTQENKDVSRNKWRDGIHKDKDPKSKKPKPRPFAFEVEYSTFTDKIYKLSDLTVRSYVKLANRIARENVKGKALAQEDDEEEDDDDDDDDEEEEYQKDEMGQEEENDSGAVDEGDEGDKEDEDTEDDGVETEKNSGKKGKKGRKGKKKKKKHNKVWLHFLKHAFVRTVPQKKLKKF; from the exons ATGCGGTCTCTACCCGCAATAGTGGGCTTGCTGCCTCTGCATCTCGCCTTTCTCCAGCAGTTCCTGCATGGCGTCATTGCAACACCTGTCGCCAGCGGGCAGCAAAGAGTTATCGGCCCAGATACCGCCACGGAGGATGTCGTAGTCGGCCAAGAAGGGTCTCGCCGCTTAAACGGAAAGTTTTTGCACATTACTG ACTTCCACCCTGACCAATTCTACAAAACCCACTCCTCCACCGAAGAAGGCATCGCCTGCCACCGAGGCGATGGACCCGCTGGCTACTATGGCGCAGAAACGTCTGACTGCGATACGCCGTCCTCTCTTGTAAATGCAACTTTTGACTGgatcgccgccaacatcgcagacgacatcgacTTTGTAATCTGGACCGGCGACTCCGCACGTCACGATAGCGATGAGAATATTCCGCGTAATCCTGCGCAGGTGCTAGGCACTAACCGGTGGATCGCCGATAAGTTTGCAGAGGCCTTCGGCGACCCCAAAGATCCTACGCGAATGGCCGTCCCCGTGATACCAACCTTCGGAAATAACGACATCCTTCCGCACAACATCCTTCTGCCGGGACCCAATAAGTGGCTGGGCTACTATGCCGAGATATGGAAGCGCTTCATCCCGGAAGAGCAACGCCACTCGTTCGAGTATGGTGGCTGGTTCTACGTCGAGGTGATTCCCAAGAAGCTGGCAGTCTTCAGTCTCAACACGCTGTATTTTTTCGACCGAAACGCCGGTGTCGATGACTGCCAGCAGCCTTTTGAGCCAGGCTTCAAGCAGATGGAATGGCTTCGCGTGCAGCTGGAGTTCCTCCGGGAGCGTGGGATGAAGGCTATCCTCATGGGCCACGTGCCCCCTGCTCGGACGGACAGCAAGAAGAATTGGGACGAGACCTGCTGGCAAAAGTACAACCTCTGGATGCAGCAGTACCGCGACGTTGTCGTTGGTTCGCTCTACGGCCACATGAACATTGACCATTTTATCGTGCACGACACCAAGGAggtcaacatcaacatcctGGGCGGATACGCAGTTGACGACGATGTTGGACGGGAGGCATTTGAGGACGAACTCGAGATCCAATCGGCGCAGGACTACCTGACAGAGTTGCGAGAAGGTTGGGCGAAACTCCCGCCCGTCGACGTTAAGGCgttggaagaggaggacaCATTCCAGTCGGACGCAcagggcaagaagggcaggAAAGGCGACAAggacaaaaagaagaagaagcctggAAAGGACTTGGGTGGCAAGTATGCGGAGCGATACCATCTGTCTCTCGTCGGCCCCAGTATTGTGCCCAACTACTTTCCCACGCTCCGTGTCGTGGAGTACAACATCTCTGGTCTCGAGAACGCAGCGGTTTGGACAGACTCGTTCACCAACGAGATTCCATCCCTGGCACTCCCGACTGACGCCGACCCCGTCCACGAGGAACTGAAGCGCGAGATTGACGCCGCCCAGAAGAGAAAAggcaagaaggggaaaaaaggaaagaagccAACGACACCCAAGGACCCCAACCTGGTCATCCCGCAACCGCCACCCGCAGGCACTGGCCCTGGCCCGGCATATGCGCCTCAGCCCCTGACGTTTCTTGGATACACCCAGTACTTTGCGAACTTGACCTATCTCAACAACGACATGACGCAAGAGAACAAGGACGTGTCCAGGAACAAATGGCGCGACGGTATCCACAAGGACAAGGATCCCAAGTCCAAGAAGCCCAAGCCGCGTCCCTTCGCGTTCGAGGTTGAGTACAGCACCTTCACTGATAAGATCTACAAGCTGTCGGACCTGACGGTGCGGAGCTACGTGAAGCTTGCGAATCGCATTGCCAGGGAGAAtgtcaagggcaaggcgcTTGCCCaagaggatgatgaagaagaagacgacgatgatgacgacgatgacgaagaagaagaatacCAGAAAGACGAGAtgggccaagaagaagaaaatgaCTCAGGCGCTGTAGATGAAGGTGATGAAGGAGAcaaagaagatgaagataCAGAAGACGATGGTGTAGAAACAGAGAAAAACAGCGGGAAAAAAGGtaagaaggggaggaaggggaagaagaagaagaagaagcacaaCAAGGTGTGGTTGCATTTTCTCAAGCACGCGTTCGTTAGGACGGTGCcccagaagaagctcaagaagtTTTAG
- a CDS encoding Putative oxoglutarate/iron-dependent dioxygenase: MKRKADSRIDDNRASKKKSKTTLTTDVAKSRFRKGLFDKNVLDSYTRQYATSSPYKHSVINGLVDDRLLRSVRDEIRENVSFTPKETDIYKIHQSGDLANLDGLDDDALAKLPSLLSLRDAIYSETFRDYVSHITGCGPLSGRKTDMAINVYTPGCYLLCHDDVIGSRKVSYILYLTDPDKPWKPEWGGALRLFPVDERKGKDGEIAKTPAPDHTKVIPPAWNQLSFFAVQPGESFHDVEEVYHAETKEQLEREGGRIRMAISGWFHIPQVGEDGYVEGAEEKQVKNSGLMQLQGNPDQHDTPRAKPTKVEKPKASLEGFDEAGLEFLLKYMAPTYLTPDTLEQISEHFEENSSITLSNILSKKFSARLRDYVESQEKASLPEKSAAVEKKSAWRVARPPHKHRFLFQQPAGADELRSSQEENPLTELLDHLLPSRQFREWLQVATGTVVEGHEFLARRFRRGQDYTLATGYEGKPRLEFNLGITPSRGWGDEDDEEEPEEEEENEKASRKTKKRSKGKGKAKAEPEPEPKEEIEVGGHEVYMAGDDGDEDEDAAIYKSSGDDDNILFFQAAAWNKLTLVLRDSGTLRFVKYVGRAAKGDRWDISGALDIEDEDEDGGEASGSKDKAGHDESDSAEEWNGFSDSPAAESDSD, encoded by the exons ATGAAGCGCAAGGCCGATTCACGGATTGACGACAACAGGGCGTCCAagaagaagtccaagacga CTCTCACGACCGACGTCGCAAAGTCAAGGTTTCGCAAAGGTCTTTTCGACAAGAATGTCCTCGACTCGTACACCCGCCAGTACGCCACCTCGAGCCCTTACAAGCACTCGGTCAtcaacggcctcgtcgacgaccgcctCCTGCGCTCCGTCCGTGACGAGATTCGCGAAAACGTTTCCTTCACCCCCAAGGAGACGGACATTTACAAGATCCACCAGTCAGGCGACCTCGCCAatcttgacggcctcgacgacgatgccctcgccAAGCTGCCGTCGCTGCTCTCGCTGCGCGACGCGATATACTCCGAGACCTTCCGCGACTATGTCTCCCACATCACCGGCTGCGGACCCCTGAGCGGCCGCAAGACCGACATGGCCATCAACGTCTACACCCCCGGCTGCTATCTCCTCTGCCACGACGATGTCATCGGTAGCCGCAAGGTCAGCTACATCCTCTACCTCACGGACCCGGACAAGCCGTGGAAGCCTGAGTGGGGCGGCGCTTTGCGGCTGTtccccgtcgacgagcgcaagggcaaggacggcGAGATCGCCAAGACGCCGGCACCGGACCACACCAAGGTCATCCCGCCCGCTTGGAACCAGctgtccttcttcgccgtgCAGCCGGGCGAGTCCTTCCacgatgtcgaggaggtgTACCAtgccgagaccaaggagcagctcgagcgcgagggcggccgaATCCGCATGGCCATCTCCGGGTGGTTCCACATCCCCCaggttggcgaggacggctatgtcgagggcgccgaggagaagcaggTCAAGAACTCGGGGCTCATGCAGCTTCAGGGCAATCCGGACCAGCACGACACGCCGCGCGCGAAGCCCaccaaggtcgagaagcccAAGGCGAGCCTGGAAGGCTTCGACGAAGCCGGGCTTGAGTTCTTGCTAAAGTACATGGCACCGACGTACCTCACACCGGATACGCTCGAGCAGATCTCGGAGCATTTTGAGGAGAACTCGAGCATCACGCTCTCAAACATCCTGTCCAAGAAGTTCTCTGCCCGGCTGAGAGATTACGTCGAATCCCAGGAGAAGGCGTCGCTGCCCGAAAAGAGTGCGGCTGTTGAGAAGAAGTCGGCGTGGCGCgtcgcccgcccgccgcacAAGCACCGATTCCTCTTTCAACAGCCCGCCGgggccgacgagctgcgcaGCTCGCAGGAGGAGAACCCGCTGACGGAGCTGTTGGACCACCTGCTCCCATCACGCCAGTTTCGTGAATGGTTGCAGGTCGCCACGGGCActgtcgtcgagggccacgaGTTCCTTGCGCGCCGCTTCCGCCGGGGCCAGGACTACACTCTTGCGACGGGCTACGAAGGTAAGCCGCGCCTAGAATTCAACCTCGGCATCACGCCGTCCAGGGGTTGgggtgacgaggatgacgaagaggagcccgaggaggaggaggaaaatgAGAAGGCAAgcaggaagacgaagaagcgcAGCAAGGGTAAAGGCAAGGCTAAGGCAGAGCCCGAACCTGAACCCAAAGAAGAGATCGAGGTTGGCGGGCACGAGGTGTACAtggcgggcgacgacggcgacgaggacgaggatgcggcCATCTACAAGTCtagcggcgacgacgacaatatcctcttcttccaggcGGCCGCGTGGAACAAGCTGACGCTCGTACTGCGCGATAGTGGCACGCTGCGCTTCGTAAAATATGTCGGCCGCGCGGCCAAGGGCGACCGCTGGGACATTTCAGGCGcgctcgacatcgaggacgaggacgaggacggcggcgaggcgaGCGGGTCCAAGGACAAGGCCGGCCACGATGAGTCCGATTCTGCGGAGGAGTGGAACGGCTTCTCCGACTCACCTGCGGCGGAGAGCGATAGTGACTAA
- a CDS encoding Putative ribulose-phosphate 3-epimerase, ribulose-phosphate binding barrel, aldolase-type TIM barrel, translating to MWEDPNRNSTTESSRGSGSIAYHSFRSHVRSCTLQPFRKRRRAVPPPLPAHEQKPDTPATQPAPTHTSSFSPPPFSLSSLLPEITFPTRSAVDKMAPKAIVAPSILAADFGHFGHACHKTIEQGADWLHVDIMDGHFVPNISWGPGVVAKIRGHVEKPIETWGKGTFDCHMMVSEPKKWVKGMKDAGADLYCFHYEAAFSSDSDNPEVQSDEKTNPRALIRFIHEQGILAGVALKPATSVDVVWELLESEDPLERPDMVLIMTVEPGFGGQKFMASELPKVQALRERYPELNIEVDGGLTGSTVHQAADAGANVIVAGSAVFGAQDPAAVISILREAVEKKNGKL from the exons ATGTGGGAAGATCCCAACAGAAACTCCACCACCGAGAGCTCTCGTGGTTCAGGGTCCATAGCTTACCACAGCTTCCGGTCGCATGTCCGATCGTGTACCCTCCAACCCTTTCGCAAACGCCGAAGAgcggtgccgccgcctctgcctGCCCACGAACAAAAACCAGACACACCCGCAACACAACCCGCACCCACGCACACATCTTCTTTCTcacccccccctttttctctttcctctttACTACCAGAAATCACTTTTCCCACCCGGTCCGCCGTCGACAAAATGGCACCCAAGGCAATCGTCGCACCCTCGATTCTGGCCGCCGACTTTGGCCATTTTGGCCATGCATGCCATAAGACCATTGAGCAAGGGGCCGACTGGCTTCACGTTGATATTAT GGATGGCCACTTTGTTCCCAACATTTCATGGGGacccggcgtcgtcgccaaaATCAGAGGCCACGTTGAGAAGCCCATCGAGACATGGGGCAAGGGCACTTTTGACTGCCACATGATGGTTTCCGAG CCCAAGAAATGGGTCAAAGGCATGAAAGACGCCGGCGCAGACCTGTACTGCTTTCATTACGAagccgccttctcctccgacTCTGACAACCCAGAGGTCCAATCCGACGAAAAGACGAACCCCCGCGCGTTGATCCGGTTTATCCACGAACAAGGCATACTGGCCGGCGTTGCTCTGAAGCCCGCGACGTCTGTCGACGTGGTCTGGGAGCTCCTCGAGAGTGAGGATCCCCTAGAGAGACCAGAC ATGGTCCTTATCATGACGGTCGAGCCCGGTTTCGGCGGGCAGAAGTTCATGGCCTCGGAGCTGCCCAAGGTCCAGGCCCTGCGCGAGAGGTACCCGGAGCTGAACATCGAAGTCGATGGCGGGCTGACGGGGTCCACCGTTCaccaggccgccgacgcaGGCGCCAATGTGATTGTCGCTGGCAGCGCAGTTTTCGGTGCACAGGACCCCGCAGCTGTTATTTCGATCCTGAGAGAagccgtcgagaagaagaacggcaAGCTCTAA
- a CDS encoding Putative glycine cleavage T-protein/YgfZ produces MTWSRLVAAARTARPLFASPARQGRSLAGLTASTTAPAPKATIVLARQPSQYRLYSSSSPSSRRNWKEKLAAFSKQDKTPLYDFHIAHGGKMVIFGGHHMPVQYAGLSLADSHHFTRTHASLFDVSHMVQHRFTGPRAAAFLETVTPSSVADMEVNTSKLSTFLWPGTGGIVDDTMITRLGEEEFALVSNAGTREKVFKYLTEQTAELQNPEGKEFWWEVLEGYGLIALQGPQSAEILQEVVDPADGVDLTSLYFGNTAFARLRYQVDGQWKSTSDKAMISRGGYTGEDGFEISFKSTGGEADPLARTLMKVAGPERLQLAGLGARDSLRLEAGMCLYGHDIDDTTTPVEGSLSWIIPKERRTKGGFHGAEVINKQIVPKSKGGTGIERRRVGFVVNGAPAREGAEIFTKDGEKVGVITSGSPSPTLGKNIAMGYIKEGLHKSGTELDVVVRGRKRAATVAKMPFVPSKYFKGPIPAPA; encoded by the coding sequence ATGACATGGTCACGATTGGTAGCAGCTGCGAGGACGGCCAGGCCGCTCttcgcctcgcccgcccgccaGGGCCGGTCCCTCGCCGGATTGACGGCATCCACCACGGCCCCGGCTCCGAAAGCGACAATTGTCCTGGCTCGTCAACCGTCACAGTATCGCCtctactcctcctcctccccctcctctcggAGGAACTGGAAGGAAAagctcgccgccttctccaagCAAGACAAGACGCCGCTGTATGATTTTCACATTGCCCACGGCGGCAAGATGGTCATCTTTGGTGGCCACCACATGCCGGTGCAGTACGCTggcctctccctcgccgacTCCCACCACTTCACCCGCACCCACGCCTCCCTCTTCGATGTCAGCCACATGGTTCAACACCGCTTTACGGGCCcacgcgccgccgccttcttggaAACCGTTACCCCCTCCAGCGTCGCCGACATGGAGGTTAACACGAGCAAGCTCAGCACGTTCTTGTGGCCGGGCACCGGCGGCATTGTCGATGACACCATGATCACAcgcctcggcgaagaagagtTCGCTCTCGTCTCTAACGCGGGAACCCGCGAGAAGGTCTTCAAGTACCTCACCGAGCAGACGGCCGAGCTGCAGAATCCCGAGGGCAAGGAGTTCTGGTGGGAGGTGCTCGAGGGCTACGGGCTGATCGCCCTACAGGGCCCCCAGAGCGCCGAGATCCTCcaggaggtcgtcgacccggccgacggcgtggacCTGACGAGCTTGTACTTTGGCAACACCGCCTTCGCCCGGCTGAGGTaccaggtcgacggccagTGGAAGTCGACGTCGGACAAGGCTATGATCAGCCGTGGAGGTTAcacgggcgaggacggcTTCGAGATCTCGTTCAAGTCGaccggcggcgaggcagaCCCACTGGCTCGGACGCTGATGAAGGTTGCCGGGCCCGAGAGGCTTCAGCTCGCAGGCCTCGGTGCGAGGGATAGTCtgcgcctcgaggccggcatgTGCCTGTACGGCCATGACATTGATGATacgacgacgccggtggAGGGCAGCCTGTCATGGATCATCCCTAAGGAGCGGAGGACCAAGGGCGGCttccacggcgccgaggtcatTAACAAGCAGATCGTACCCAAGAGCAAGGGTGGCACCGGCATCGAGAGGCGCCGTGTTGGTTTTGTGGTGAACGGCGCCCCCGCTCGCGAAGGCGCCGAGATCTTCACCAAGGACGGTGAGAAAGTCGGTGTCATTACCAGTGGCTCGCCCAGCCCGACTTTGGGCAAGAACATTGCTATGGGGTACATCAAGGAGGGCCTGCACAAGTCGGGCACCGAGTTGGATGTCGTGGTGCGAGgaaggaagagggcggcgacggtcgCCAAGATGCCGTTTGTCCCCAGTAAATACTTCAAGGGACCGATCCCCGCACCCGCGTGA
- a CDS encoding Putative aminotransferase class V domain, pyridoxal phosphate-dependent transferase, major, with protein sequence MTVQLDIAAVRARFPALSQDQVFFDNAGGSQTLGTVIDSIRDYLSQSNVQLGASYKVGQRATASYGEGYQAGAQYINASPDEIVFGASTTQLFRNLSHTLSFDKGDEIIVSAVDHEANIASWVDLAARQGLTLKWWKPAEAPNPKLSVENLKPLLSERTRLVTLTHASNILGTIHDVAAIADTVHKETPKGLVCVDGVAYAPHRPLDVKALGIDFYAFSWYKVYGPHTAMLYASRPAQDNHMRSLGHFFNPSDSLEGKLGLAGGSYELVSAVPRVLEYLGTPDSEGWKGKIEQERLLQSTLLEYLNGRGDVTVYGETGAGTEHRVPTISFKVKGWGAKELVTAVEKDTDFGFRWGHFYSYRLIKEILDLDPADGIVRVSMVHYNSLDEIKSFVVALDKALQQKN encoded by the exons ATGACTGTTCAACTAGACATCGCTGCTGTGAGAGCCAGGTTCCCAGCTCTATCCCAGGACCAAGTCTTCTTTGATAACGCGGGAGGAAGTCAGACCCTTGGCACAGTCATCGATTC GATCAGGGACTATCTGTCACAAAGCAACGTCCAGCTAGGAGCTTCGTACAAAGTCGGCCAGCGCGCAACCGCCTCGTACGGGGAGGGCTATCAGGCCGGTGCACAGTACATCAATGCATCTCCCGATGAGATCG TATTTGGTGCCTCGACGACCCAGCTCTTCCGCAACCTCTCTCACACCCTCTCCTtcgacaagggcgacgagatcatcgtctcggccgtcgatCACGAAGCCAACATCGCCTCCTGGGTCGATCTCGCCGCGCGCCAGGGCCTCACTCTGAAGTGGTGGAAGCCCGCTGAGGCACCCAACCCGAAACTCTCCGTCGAGAACCTCAAGCCCCTGCTATCGGAAAGGACCCGCCTCGTCACCCTCACCCACGCCAGCAACATACTCGGCACAATCCATGACGTCGctgccatcgccgacacCGTTCACAAGGAGACGCCGAAGGGCCTTGTGTGTGTCGATGGCGTGGCCTACGCCCCGCATCGACCTCTGGATGTGAAggccctcggcatcgactTTTATGCCTTCTCATGGTACAAGGTTTACGGCCCACACACTGCGATGCTGTATGCCAGTCGCCCCGCGCAGGACAACCATATGCGCTCGCTGGGCCACTTCTTCAACCCTTCTGACTCGCTCGAGGGCAAGCTCGGGCTCGCTGGCGGCAGCTACGagctcgtctcggccgtgCCGCGCGTGCTGGAGTACCTCGGCACCCCGGATTCTGAAGGATGGAAGGGTAAGATTGAGCAGGAGAGGCTCCTGCAGTCGACCCTGCTCGAGTATCTCAACGGTCGCGGCGACGTGACGGTATATGGCGAGACAGGCGCTGGGACGGAGCACCGCGTGCCGACCATCAGCTTCAAAGTCAAGGGGTGGGGggccaaggagctcgtcACGGCCGTGGAAAAGGACACCGACTTTGGCTTCCGATGGGGGCACTTTTACTCCTATCGCCTCATCAAGGAGATTCTGGACCTTGACCCTGCGGATGGTATTGTAAGAGTCAGCATGGTGCATTACAACAGTC TCGATGAGATCAAGAGCTTTGTCGTCGCCTTAGACAAGGCATTGCAACAAAAGAACTAA